TGGTGCGGGCCGCCGCCCGCGCCGACACACAGCGTGTCGAGTGCGTCCGCGTCCTCGAAGCCGTCGGCGAACACCACGTCGCAGGGCGCGCCGAACTGCACGCCCTCGGCGACGTCCGCGCTCTCCTGCGGGTACCCCATCAGCACGCGGTCGGCGTCGCAGGCGCGCGCCGTCTCCACGATGTCGAAGGTGACGTCCCGACAGAGGTGGCCCGCGACCTCGTAGTCGACTGGGAGGTCGGCGTCCGCGAGTGCCGACTCGATGGCGTCGACGCGGCCCTCGGCGGCGTCGCGCGCGACCTCGTTCGGCGTCTGGTCGGGGAGTTGCGTGATGGTGAGGACGCGGACCACCGCGTCGCCGTCGGTCGCGTCGGCGAGCCGCGCCGCGACCGAGACGTGGCCGACGGCGTTGTCCGGGTGCGCGATGGGCACGAGGACGGTGTGGCGCTCCTCGTTGGCCTCCGTAGCCGTCGGTTCGACGACCGCCTCGCGGAGTTCCTCGCTCTCGGGCGCGCCGCCCCACGACTCGTAGACGGCGACCGCGAGCACCGCCACGAGGACGCCGACTGCGACGCCCGACGGCGGCAGATTCGTGATGAGCGCGAGATTCGCGACGACGCCGAGCGCCGGCACTAGCGGCACGAGGGGCACCGTCAGCGGGCGGTCGAGGTCGGGTTTCGTGCGCCGCGAGTAGACGAGCGCGACGTTCACCACCGACAGCGGGAGGAGCAGATTGAACGTCGCGAACCCGGTGAGCGCGTCCAACCCGAGGTTCGGGGTGAGCGACAGCGTGACGCCGAACACTTCCGTCGACGCGACGCTGACGCCGGCGAGCAGGCCGTGCTGGGAGAACACGCCGACGAACCCGACGACGAGCGCAACGATGGTGCCCGTCACCGCCACGACGCTCCAGAACGGCGTGCCGTAGTCGGGGTGGATGCGCGAGAACGGCCGCGGCGCCTGCCCGCGGTCGCCCATCAGCGAACCGATGCCCGACGCCGCGAGCACCGAGGCGTTCGACGCTGACACCATCGAGAACACCGCGCCGGCGACGATGAGCGCCTGCCCCCACGACCCGAGGAAGGAGGCGGCGACCGTCCCCATCGCCGTCTCGCCGGCGCGCAGCACCGACTCGCCGACCGGCGCGTTCACCATCGCGACGATGACGAACGTGTAGAGGACGGTGACGGTGAGGATGCTCGCCGCGATTGCCTTGGGCACCGTCTTCCGCGGTTCGATGATTTCGCCCGCGCTCGCCGCGATTGCGGAGAATCCGAAGAACGTGATGAACGCGAGCGCCGCCACGGAGACGATGCCCGCGACGTCCGTCGAGAACTGGGTCGCGAACTCGCCGGCCGCCGCCGTCGGGCCGGTGTACGCGAACGCGCCGCCGACGAACGCGAACAACACGGCGACCTTCGCGCCCGTCACGATGACCTGGAAACTCCCGCTCTCCTCGGTTCCCTGCGCGTTCAGCGCACCGAGCAGGACGGCTGCGAGCACGCCGACGCTCCCGTGCGGGAGCGCCGAGTGCAGGTGGAGCGTCGTCCCCGCGACCCGCAGCGTCTCCGGGATGATGAACGCGAAGAACCACTCGTCCATCGTCGCGAGGTAGAACGCCGTCGTGCCCGTGTACCCCAAGAAGAGCGTCGCGCCGACGAAGTACGTCAGGAGGTCGTGGTCGAACGTCCGTGAGGAGAACAGGTAACCGCCGCCGTTCTCCGAGTAGATAGAGGCGAACTCGGAGTACGACGCCGCGGTGATGGACGCCACGACTGCGGCGAGGACGAACGCGACGACGGCGCTCGACCCGATGCGCGCGACCGCCAGCCCCGACAGCGAGAAGATGCCCGCTGCAATCATCGTCCCCAGCCCCATCGCGTACGCGACCGTGAACCCAAGCGAACGGGTGTGCTCTACCATCGACGCTCCTGTTTTCCGGACGAACCGTTAAAACCTGTTGCCGGCGGGCTACGACCGCCAGTAGGCGTCCGTCAGTAACACGAGTACGGGCAGGATTTCGAGACGTCCGATCCACATCAAGCCGACCATCAGGAGTTTCGACGCGTCCGTGAACGGCTGGTAGTTGTTCATCGGGCCGACGACGCCGAACCCCGGCCCGACGTTCCCGACGGTCGCCGCGACGGCGCTCATCCCTTCGAGGATGCTGAAGTTCTGGATGTGCGTCGAGTCGAGGACGACGAACGCGGTGCCGAAGACGAAACACGCGAAGTAGACGGCGGTGAACGCGTAGATGCCGCGAATCGCCTGCTCGTCGACCGGATTCCCGCCGAGGCGCACCGGCTCGACGGCGTCCGGGTGGACGGTCGTGAACAACTCGCGTTTCAGCGCCTTCGCGATGACCACCCAGCGCACGATTTTCACTGCGCCGCCGGTGCTCCCCGCGCTCCCGCCGATGAACATCGCGACGAACAACACGAACTGGGCGTCGACGCCCCACGCGGTGAAATCGAGGCTCGCGTACCCCGTGGTCGTCACGATGGCCGCGGCCTGGAACGCCGCGTGCCGGAGCGCCGGTTCGAGGTGCCCCGAAATCGGTGCGAGCGCCTCGCCGAGGCCGAGTTCGGGGCCGGTGAACAGCAGCGCCGCGAGCGCCGCGGTGACGACGCCGACGGCGCCGACGTACGCCCGGAACTCGCCGTCCTCGAAGAGGTGGTCGTGCTCCCCCTGGAGGACGTGCCAGAACAGCGCGAAGTTCGTCCCCGCCGCCACCATGAACGGGATGATGAGCCACTGCACCGCCGCGGAGAACGCCTCGATGGAGCGCGCTTCGGGGCTGAAACCGCCCGTCGACAGCGTCGTCAGGCCGTGGGCGACGGCGTTGTACAGCCCCATGTTCGGCGCGAGACCGCCGACGTGGAGGCCGTACAGCAACACGATTTCGAGCGCGGTAATGCCCGCGTACGCCAGCCAGAGCGCGCGCGCCGTCTCCGCGATGCGCGGCGTGAGTTTCTGGATGCCCGGCCCCGGCGCCTCGGCGTCCATCAGTTGCGCGCCACCCACGGACAACTCGGGGAGGATGGCGACGGCCAGCACCACGATACCCATGCCGCCGAGCCACTGCGTGAGTTGCCGCCACAGCAGGATGGCGTGGGAGTGCGTGTCGAAGGAGATAGACTCCATCACCGTCGCGCCGGTCGTCGTGAACCCGCTCATCGTCTCGAACAGCGCGTCCACGGGGTGGCCGAGCGCCGACGACGGCGCGCTCGCTTCGACGACGCCCGGAACGCCGTGGGCCGCGAACAGGTACGGGAGCGCGCCCACGAGACTCACCGCGAACCACGTCGCCGCCACCATCAGGAACCCCTCGCGGGCGCCCATGTCCTCGACGTCCCCGACGGATTCCAGGGCCGCACCGGCGGCGTACGCCACGACGATGGTCGCCGCGAACGCCGCGATGCCGCCGTCCCCGTAGTAGACCGCCACGAGGAGCGGTGCGACCAGTGGCACGGACAGCCACTTCACGACGGTGCCGACGAGCGCGAAACTCGCGCGGTAG
The nucleotide sequence above comes from Halobacterium litoreum. Encoded proteins:
- a CDS encoding TrkH family potassium uptake protein, with amino-acid sequence MTLRVDYRASFALVGTVVKWLSVPLVAPLLVAVYYGDGGIAAFAATIVVAYAAGAALESVGDVEDMGAREGFLMVAATWFAVSLVGALPYLFAAHGVPGVVEASAPSSALGHPVDALFETMSGFTTTGATVMESISFDTHSHAILLWRQLTQWLGGMGIVVLAVAILPELSVGGAQLMDAEAPGPGIQKLTPRIAETARALWLAYAGITALEIVLLYGLHVGGLAPNMGLYNAVAHGLTTLSTGGFSPEARSIEAFSAAVQWLIIPFMVAAGTNFALFWHVLQGEHDHLFEDGEFRAYVGAVGVVTAALAALLFTGPELGLGEALAPISGHLEPALRHAAFQAAAIVTTTGYASLDFTAWGVDAQFVLFVAMFIGGSAGSTGGAVKIVRWVVIAKALKRELFTTVHPDAVEPVRLGGNPVDEQAIRGIYAFTAVYFACFVFGTAFVVLDSTHIQNFSILEGMSAVAATVGNVGPGFGVVGPMNNYQPFTDASKLLMVGLMWIGRLEILPVLVLLTDAYWRS
- a CDS encoding amino acid permease, with translation MVEHTRSLGFTVAYAMGLGTMIAAGIFSLSGLAVARIGSSAVVAFVLAAVVASITAASYSEFASIYSENGGGYLFSSRTFDHDLLTYFVGATLFLGYTGTTAFYLATMDEWFFAFIIPETLRVAGTTLHLHSALPHGSVGVLAAVLLGALNAQGTEESGSFQVIVTGAKVAVLFAFVGGAFAYTGPTAAAGEFATQFSTDVAGIVSVAALAFITFFGFSAIAASAGEIIEPRKTVPKAIAASILTVTVLYTFVIVAMVNAPVGESVLRAGETAMGTVAASFLGSWGQALIVAGAVFSMVSASNASVLAASGIGSLMGDRGQAPRPFSRIHPDYGTPFWSVVAVTGTIVALVVGFVGVFSQHGLLAGVSVASTEVFGVTLSLTPNLGLDALTGFATFNLLLPLSVVNVALVYSRRTKPDLDRPLTVPLVPLVPALGVVANLALITNLPPSGVAVGVLVAVLAVAVYESWGGAPESEELREAVVEPTATEANEERHTVLVPIAHPDNAVGHVSVAARLADATDGDAVVRVLTITQLPDQTPNEVARDAAEGRVDAIESALADADLPVDYEVAGHLCRDVTFDIVETARACDADRVLMGYPQESADVAEGVQFGAPCDVVFADGFEDADALDTLCVGAGGGPHHRALLPLVNGLGRQGSTVHVVRVTPTGEHGTREAIEDTLAALDDSVSVEIHEEESEQIADTLVARAADEDATLLVGATRTRALRRWLFGSTTDRAAQAARRRDVPVLVYAEETGVVGRATEFLFPAYRYLRKLGE